Part of the bacterium HR11 genome is shown below.
CTTCCAGTACGTCCGGATGACCCGCTCGACGTCGGCCCGCGTGACGGCCTGAATGTTGGGAACATACCGGGCCAGGTAGTCCATCGGCAGGCCCGTCACGGCCAGCCGCAGGTAGTTGAAGATGACGTCCGCCGGCGATTCATACTCGAACACAAAGGAGTTGATCAAGGCCTCTTTGGCGACCTGGACCTCCTCGTCGGTCACGCCCTCCCGGCGGATGCGCTCCAGTTCGTCTTTTAGGGCCCGCAGGGCCTGCAGGGTGCTCTCGGCCTTCGTCGCCGTGGCGACCGTGAAGGTACCCGGATAGTCGAATTGGACGGCATAATTGCTGAAGGCGTAATAGGCCAGGCCGAGCTGGCTCCGGACCCGCACGAAGAGACGGCTCGACAGACCCTGGCCGAACAGGACATTAGCGACCTGAAGGGCGTAAATATCCCGGTCATAGGCCCGTTTCGGGTCGAAGGGCGGGACGACGTAGCCCATCCGGATCTTCGTTTGCGTGACGTCCGCCTTCTTCACGAGGAAGATGCCCGGCCGGGTCGGTCGGAAGGTCGGGCGCGCCAGGGAGGTCCGGGGCGGCCGCCAGTCACCCAGGTACTTTTCCAGCCACCGCCGGAGCGTCGGCGTCGAGAAGTCGCCCCACACGCCGAGGACGAGCCGGTCCGGCCGGACATACTGTTCGTAAAACTGCTGAAGGTCCTCCCGCCGGATCGCGCCGATGTCCTGGGTCGTC
Proteins encoded:
- a CDS encoding putative zinc protease — translated: MRSRHRWVLIGSLVLLVIGVLPGGRPTRAQQAPPTSWRDLRFPELPPFRPPQPQAFRLKNGLRVFVLEDHDLPLIRLVGYLDAGAVYEAKPGVAGLTGQLLRTGGTRLHTPDEVDSLLDQKAIEVEISIGLTNGRVTLAALREHFETGLALLAELLTSPQWDPERLEVAKRQRITVLLRENDDPEAIARREFQKVVFGPDTPYGRYPTTQDIGAIRREDLQQFYEQYVRPDRLVLGVWGDFSTPTLRRWLEKYLGDWRPPRTSLARPTFRPTRPGIFLVKKADVTQTKIRMGYVVPPFDPKRAYDRDIYALQVANVLFGQGLSSRLFVRVRSQLGLAYYAFSNYAVQFDYPGTFTVATATKAESTLQALRALKDELERIRREGVTDEEVQVAKEALINSFVFEYESPADVIFNYLRLAVTGLPMDYLARYVPNIQAVTRADVERVIRTYWKPEQMTILVVGTPEKFDGSLTSLGPVQEIPLGTPGR